One window of the Streptomyces asoensis genome contains the following:
- a CDS encoding TetR/AcrR family transcriptional regulator, protein MATRDSTDSPRRRIVQAAVELLENGGPDAVSTRAVAAAAGMQPPAIYRLFGDKEGLLEAVVEHGYAQFLERKRAQLDPAPQDPVEELRRGWDMVVEFGVSSPELFAVMNRAVGRGPDAAHRAGLEILHGRVRRLAAGGWLRVDEELAAQIIQATGQGAVTTWHSTPADRRNPALLTVLRESMVAAVTRAEPVVPASESGPPAAARALRAALPDGADVLSDAEQRLLREWLTRLAADGGAPHA, encoded by the coding sequence ATGGCTACGCGCGACTCAACCGACAGCCCTCGGCGCCGCATCGTCCAGGCCGCCGTCGAGCTGCTGGAGAACGGCGGCCCTGACGCGGTGAGCACCCGCGCGGTCGCGGCCGCGGCCGGAATGCAGCCGCCGGCGATCTACCGCCTCTTCGGCGATAAGGAGGGGCTTCTTGAAGCCGTCGTCGAGCACGGCTACGCGCAGTTCCTGGAGAGAAAGCGCGCGCAGCTCGACCCCGCCCCACAGGACCCGGTGGAGGAGCTTCGCCGGGGCTGGGACATGGTGGTCGAGTTCGGGGTCTCCAGCCCCGAGCTGTTCGCGGTGATGAACCGGGCCGTCGGCCGGGGACCGGACGCAGCACACCGCGCGGGCTTGGAGATCCTCCATGGGCGGGTGCGTCGACTGGCGGCCGGGGGGTGGCTGCGGGTCGACGAGGAGCTGGCCGCCCAGATCATCCAGGCAACCGGCCAGGGCGCGGTCACCACCTGGCACTCCACCCCTGCGGACCGCCGCAATCCGGCGCTGTTGACCGTCCTGCGCGAGTCCATGGTCGCGGCTGTTACTCGCGCCGAGCCGGTGGTCCCCGCCTCGGAGTCCGGTCCCCCCGCGGCGGCCCGCGCGCTGCGCGCCGCCCTCCCCGACGGTGCCGATGTCCTCAGCGACGCCGAGCAGCGCCTGCTGCGTGAGTGGCTCACGCGCCTGGCGGCGGACGGTGGCGCGCCACATGCCTGA
- a CDS encoding universal stress protein has product MELPLVVGVDGSESSLLAVDWAADEAARHGLSLRLVHASLWERYERVRPSFSTDRPAGEVMAQDIVASCAERARLRDPDVKVSADVVAADAVSTLLRAGSEAFALATGARGRGEVAGLLLGSVSLTVAAHAMCPVVVVRGEERNLRGSLGRVVVGVGAVTGGTGAVRFAAREAEARGCALTAVRAWRSPDHAPGSPPAESVPGDPRLATDTAGTPEEQVSAHLDDALREVVREHPEVEVSRRAVEGPAHRVLLEASADADLIVVGAQRRHGHFGLQLGSVAHALLHHSACPVAVVPHLV; this is encoded by the coding sequence ATGGAACTCCCGCTGGTCGTGGGCGTCGACGGATCGGAATCCAGCCTGCTGGCGGTCGACTGGGCGGCGGACGAAGCCGCACGCCACGGACTGTCGCTGCGGCTCGTCCATGCCTCCCTCTGGGAGCGTTACGAAAGAGTCAGGCCCTCCTTCAGCACCGATCGCCCCGCCGGAGAGGTCATGGCGCAGGACATCGTCGCCTCCTGCGCGGAACGCGCCCGGCTTCGCGACCCCGACGTGAAGGTGTCCGCCGACGTAGTGGCCGCCGATGCGGTCTCCACGCTGCTGCGGGCCGGGTCCGAGGCGTTCGCCCTGGCCACGGGCGCACGTGGGCGCGGCGAGGTCGCCGGGCTGCTGCTGGGGTCGGTCAGCCTCACGGTGGCGGCTCATGCCATGTGCCCGGTCGTCGTCGTCCGAGGCGAGGAGCGCAACCTCCGGGGGTCCCTCGGCCGGGTCGTGGTGGGAGTCGGCGCTGTGACCGGCGGCACGGGTGCCGTACGGTTCGCCGCCCGCGAGGCCGAGGCGCGGGGCTGCGCCCTGACCGCCGTACGGGCCTGGCGCAGTCCGGACCACGCGCCGGGCTCCCCTCCCGCGGAGTCCGTCCCGGGTGACCCCCGGCTCGCGACGGACACCGCGGGGACGCCCGAGGAGCAAGTCTCGGCTCACCTCGACGACGCGCTGCGCGAGGTCGTACGGGAGCACCCCGAGGTCGAGGTCAGCCGGCGCGCGGTCGAGGGCCCCGCCCACCGTGTCCTGCTGGAGGCATCGGCCGATGCCGACCTGATCGTCGTCGGCGCTCAGCGCCGGCACGGGCACTTCGGTCTGCAACTCGGCAGCGTCGCCCACGCGCTGCTGCACCACTCCGCCTGCCCGGTCGCCGTCGTCCCTCACCTGGTCTGA
- a CDS encoding glycoside hydrolase family 65 protein: MAEWTWEWKGYDPAAEQLRESLCTLGNGYFATRGAVPECRAGLVHYPGTYAAGCYNRPESTVAGRQVVNEDLVNLPNWLLLRFRLRRAEGAWGPWFSPHPRTLLDHRHTLDLRHATLTRAFRHRDEKAGVVAVEQTRLVHMEDPHLAALRTVFTAEDWSGDVEIESCLDGEVHNGNVHRYRALNHHQLTQVRTGAREPSTVWLTCRTSTSDIGVAMAARTVVADLPPASSELRPGRHRAVHRLVVPLAPGRPVAVEKTVAVHTSRDTAISDPLGAAVDRVSSAADFAGLLNSHVAAWERLWRRAEIQVPGQSGRVLRFHLFHLLQTLSPHTADLDVGVPARGLHGEAYRGHVFWDELFVVPYLNLHFPEVSRALLNYRYRRLPRACRAAAAIGRAGAMYPWQSGSDGREETQQWHLNPRSGRWLPDHSHLQHHVGSAIAYNVWQYCEATGDTEFLHTRGADMLLQIARFWADLAVFDPATERYHIRGVVGPDEYHDAYPGAAQPGLEDNAYTNVTAAWVLGRALDLLRRLPVWRREELRDRIRLDDDELPKWEEISRRLWVPFHRGVISQFEGYDDLAELDWDAYRTRYDGIRRLDRILEAEGDTVNRYKASKQADVLMLGYLFSPGELRQLFRRLGYDLDDEVWRGTVDYYLRRTSHGSTLSGLVHGLVLAKARRAEAWQYVQEALEADIADIQGGTTGEGIHLGAMAGTLDLVQRGLTGLETREDALWLDPVPLPALSEYGFSLRYRGHWGVRIRRLSGRLEIGVPDSEESAIRVVLADRAVTVAPGETCTLVLSADDPSE, encoded by the coding sequence ATGGCGGAGTGGACGTGGGAGTGGAAGGGGTACGACCCCGCTGCCGAACAGCTGCGGGAGTCGCTCTGCACGCTCGGCAACGGCTACTTCGCCACACGAGGTGCGGTGCCCGAGTGCCGGGCGGGCCTGGTGCACTACCCGGGAACCTACGCGGCCGGATGCTACAACCGCCCGGAGTCGACGGTTGCGGGACGACAGGTGGTGAACGAGGACCTGGTCAACCTGCCGAACTGGCTGCTCCTGCGGTTCCGCCTGCGCCGCGCCGAGGGTGCGTGGGGCCCCTGGTTCTCCCCTCATCCGCGCACCCTCCTGGACCACCGGCACACCCTGGATCTGCGCCACGCCACGCTCACCCGCGCCTTCCGCCACCGGGACGAGAAGGCAGGTGTGGTCGCTGTCGAGCAGACCCGCCTGGTGCACATGGAAGATCCTCATCTGGCCGCGCTGCGGACGGTCTTCACCGCCGAGGACTGGTCGGGAGATGTCGAAATCGAGTCCTGCCTCGACGGTGAGGTACACAACGGCAATGTGCACCGTTACCGTGCCCTCAACCACCACCAGCTGACCCAGGTGCGGACCGGGGCGCGGGAGCCCAGCACGGTCTGGCTGACATGCCGGACCAGCACCTCCGACATCGGTGTCGCCATGGCCGCCCGGACGGTCGTCGCCGACCTGCCACCGGCCTCGTCGGAGCTCCGCCCAGGCCGCCACCGTGCCGTCCACCGCCTGGTGGTCCCGCTCGCTCCCGGCCGTCCCGTCGCCGTGGAGAAGACCGTGGCGGTCCACACCTCACGCGACACGGCGATCAGCGATCCTCTCGGGGCGGCGGTCGACCGGGTGTCCTCGGCCGCGGACTTCGCGGGCCTGCTGAACTCCCATGTCGCGGCCTGGGAGCGGTTGTGGCGGCGCGCGGAGATCCAGGTACCCGGTCAGTCCGGGCGAGTCCTGCGCTTCCACCTCTTCCACCTCCTACAGACGCTGTCCCCGCACACCGCGGACCTGGACGTGGGCGTCCCGGCCCGGGGTCTGCACGGCGAGGCGTACCGCGGCCACGTCTTCTGGGACGAGCTGTTCGTCGTGCCGTACCTCAACCTGCACTTCCCGGAGGTCTCCCGGGCCCTGCTGAACTACCGGTACCGACGCCTCCCCCGGGCCTGCCGGGCCGCCGCCGCGATCGGCCGGGCCGGGGCGATGTACCCCTGGCAGAGCGGCAGCGACGGCCGCGAGGAGACCCAGCAGTGGCACCTCAACCCCCGCTCGGGCCGCTGGCTGCCGGACCACTCCCATCTCCAGCACCACGTGGGCTCGGCGATCGCGTACAACGTGTGGCAGTACTGCGAGGCCACCGGTGACACCGAGTTCCTGCACACCAGAGGTGCGGACATGCTGCTGCAGATAGCCCGCTTCTGGGCGGACCTCGCGGTCTTCGACCCCGCGACGGAGCGCTACCACATCCGCGGAGTCGTCGGCCCCGACGAGTACCACGACGCCTACCCGGGCGCCGCTCAGCCAGGGCTGGAGGACAACGCGTACACCAACGTCACCGCCGCCTGGGTGCTCGGCCGCGCCCTGGATCTACTGCGGCGCCTTCCCGTCTGGCGCCGGGAGGAGCTGCGCGATCGCATCCGGCTGGACGACGACGAACTTCCGAAGTGGGAGGAGATCTCCCGACGGTTGTGGGTGCCGTTCCACCGTGGCGTGATCAGCCAGTTCGAGGGCTACGACGATCTGGCCGAGCTGGACTGGGACGCCTACCGAACGCGCTACGACGGCATCCGGCGGCTGGACCGGATCCTGGAGGCCGAGGGCGACACGGTCAACCGCTATAAGGCGTCCAAGCAGGCCGACGTCCTCATGCTCGGCTACCTGTTCTCACCCGGCGAGCTGCGGCAGCTGTTCAGGCGTCTCGGCTACGACCTGGACGACGAGGTCTGGCGCGGGACCGTCGACTATTACCTCCGGCGCACCAGCCACGGCTCCACACTCAGCGGCCTCGTCCACGGCCTGGTCCTCGCCAAGGCCAGACGAGCCGAGGCATGGCAGTACGTCCAGGAGGCCCTGGAGGCAGACATCGCCGACATACAGGGCGGCACAACTGGCGAAGGCATTCATCTCGGGGCCATGGCCGGAACCCTCGACCTGGTCCAGCGCGGCCTGACCGGACTGGAGACGCGCGAGGACGCGCTGTGGCTGGACCCCGTGCCTCTTCCCGCACTCTCCGAGTACGGATTCTCGCTGCGCTATCGCGGCCACTGGGGGGTGCGCATACGGCGCCTGAGCGGGCGGCTGGAGATCGGCGTGCCCGACTCGGAGGAGTCAGCGATCCGCGTGGTGCTGGCGGACCGGGCCGTGACCGTGGCACCTGGGGAGACCTGCACGCTCGTACTGTCGGCGGATGATCCGAGCGAATGA
- a CDS encoding DUF1876 domain-containing protein, which yields MPHTLEWTVRLHLFEDDAGTTKAHLTLDTGTTELTGHGTAHCHPADSNVPEIGDELATGRAMNDLARQLLKTAERDIKGMGAPQPHGGEVAGWPT from the coding sequence ATGCCACATACGTTGGAATGGACGGTTCGTCTTCATCTGTTCGAGGACGACGCGGGAACGACGAAGGCACATCTGACCCTGGACACCGGCACCACAGAACTCACCGGTCACGGGACCGCGCACTGCCATCCGGCGGACTCGAACGTGCCGGAGATCGGTGACGAACTGGCAACGGGCCGGGCCATGAACGACCTGGCCAGGCAACTACTGAAGACCGCAGAGCGCGACATCAAGGGCATGGGCGCACCGCAGCCACACGGCGGGGAGGTCGCCGGGTGGCCCACGTGA
- a CDS encoding oleate hydratase, with translation MAKAYLVGSGIAALAAATFLIRDGGFDGSDIHLYEEQRNIGGSLDAGGTAETGYTMRGGRMFEAEFRCTYDLLSGIPSLDDPSVSVTQETLAGHEDFAWDDISRLVDGEGKIVDVRSMGFSERDRIDLVRCLATPEGHLDGKRITDCFGEHFFTTNFWFMWCTTFAFQPWHSAIEFRRYLRRFVHLFPEFASMSGIQRTRYNQYDSIVLPLTTWLRERGVTFHTGCSVTDLGFTPGPRSGTVQTVHLTRGGHDEKITVAPGDLVLVTNGSMTDASSLGSHSAAPPPAPHRSDAWLLWHRLARGREDFGNPAAFDKHVKESRWESFTVTTKDPAFLQALEEFTGRDTGKAGLMTFTDSNWLLTIVAQRQPVYRHQPDGVSVWWGYGLFPGRAGNHTPKPMTMCSGREILEEVLRHLRFDEALTARVLATSTVVPCVMPYITSQFLARRRDDRPKVVPEGSVNLAFIGQFAEVPDDVVFTVEYSVRTAWTAVSRLLGLEKQPPAVYKGHHDPHVLAGALETMHRR, from the coding sequence GTGGCCAAGGCGTATCTGGTGGGCAGCGGCATCGCCGCGCTCGCCGCGGCGACGTTCCTCATCCGCGACGGCGGTTTCGACGGATCCGACATCCACCTCTACGAGGAGCAGCGGAACATCGGCGGGAGCCTGGACGCGGGTGGCACGGCGGAGACGGGTTACACGATGCGCGGCGGGCGGATGTTCGAGGCCGAGTTCCGCTGCACGTACGACCTGCTGTCCGGCATCCCCTCCCTCGACGACCCCTCGGTGTCGGTGACCCAGGAGACCCTGGCCGGGCACGAGGACTTCGCCTGGGACGACATCAGCCGTCTCGTCGACGGAGAGGGAAAGATCGTCGACGTCCGCTCGATGGGGTTCTCCGAGCGGGACCGGATAGACCTGGTCAGGTGTCTGGCGACCCCTGAAGGACATCTGGACGGCAAGCGGATCACCGACTGCTTCGGCGAACACTTCTTCACCACGAACTTCTGGTTCATGTGGTGCACCACGTTCGCCTTCCAGCCCTGGCACAGCGCGATCGAGTTCCGCCGCTACCTCAGGCGCTTCGTCCACCTCTTCCCCGAGTTCGCCTCCATGTCAGGGATCCAGCGGACCCGTTACAACCAGTACGACTCCATCGTGCTGCCGCTGACGACCTGGCTGCGCGAGCGCGGCGTCACCTTCCACACCGGCTGCAGTGTCACCGACCTCGGGTTCACACCCGGTCCTCGGAGTGGCACCGTGCAGACCGTCCACCTCACCCGTGGCGGCCACGACGAGAAGATCACCGTCGCTCCCGGGGACCTGGTCCTGGTCACGAACGGCTCCATGACCGATGCCTCCAGCCTCGGCTCACACAGCGCGGCGCCCCCACCGGCGCCCCATCGCTCCGATGCCTGGCTGCTGTGGCACCGGCTTGCCCGGGGGCGTGAGGACTTCGGCAACCCCGCCGCCTTCGACAAGCACGTCAAGGAGTCCCGCTGGGAGTCGTTCACCGTCACGACCAAGGATCCCGCTTTCCTCCAGGCGTTGGAGGAGTTCACGGGCCGGGACACGGGCAAGGCCGGCTTGATGACGTTCACCGATTCCAACTGGCTGCTCACCATCGTCGCCCAGCGCCAGCCCGTCTACCGCCACCAGCCCGACGGGGTCTCGGTCTGGTGGGGTTACGGCCTCTTCCCCGGCCGCGCGGGCAACCACACGCCCAAACCGATGACGATGTGCTCCGGCCGGGAGATCCTGGAAGAAGTGTTGCGCCACCTGCGGTTCGACGAGGCACTCACGGCCCGCGTCCTGGCCACCTCCACCGTCGTGCCCTGCGTGATGCCGTACATCACCAGCCAGTTCCTGGCCCGTCGGCGCGACGACCGTCCCAAGGTCGTTCCCGAGGGATCGGTCAACCTCGCCTTCATCGGGCAGTTCGCCGAGGTGCCCGACGACGTCGTCTTCACCGTCGAGTACTCCGTACGCACCGCCTGGACGGCGGTGTCCCGACTCCTCGGCCTCGAAAAGCAACCACCCGCGGTCTACAAGGGCCACCACGATCCCCACGTCCTCGCCGGAGCTCTGGAGACCATGCACCGCCGGTAG
- a CDS encoding SDR family oxidoreductase produces MIIVTGATGKLGRRTVERLLERAPANRVGISVRDPAKAQDLADRGVRVRQGSFDDPTSLVHSFEGAEQLLLVSLDRTGQECVSGHRAAIDAAVQAGVGRILYTSQMGAAHDARFQACRDHAQTEDLLHATGLPWTALRNGFYASSALQFLEPTRHTGDIALPADGPVAWTAHDDLAEATAVILAEEARFEGPTPPLTGPAALDFDTIAEIASEATGRPFTRTVVPDDVFREQVLAHGAPVPIADLMLSIFAASRNGEFTAVDSTLAELIGRKPATFRTQLERAWAE; encoded by the coding sequence ATGATCATCGTCACCGGAGCCACCGGAAAGCTCGGCCGCCGCACCGTCGAGCGCCTCCTGGAGCGCGCCCCCGCCAACCGCGTCGGCATCAGCGTCCGCGACCCCGCCAAGGCCCAGGACCTCGCCGACCGCGGCGTCCGCGTCCGGCAGGGCAGCTTCGACGACCCCACCTCGCTCGTACACTCCTTCGAGGGCGCCGAGCAACTGCTCCTCGTCTCCCTCGACCGCACAGGCCAGGAATGCGTCAGCGGCCACCGCGCCGCCATCGACGCCGCCGTGCAGGCCGGCGTCGGCCGCATCCTCTACACCAGCCAGATGGGCGCCGCCCACGACGCCCGCTTCCAGGCATGCCGGGACCACGCCCAGACCGAGGACCTGCTGCACGCCACCGGCCTGCCCTGGACCGCGCTGCGCAACGGCTTCTACGCCTCCAGCGCCCTGCAGTTCCTGGAGCCCACCCGCCACACCGGCGACATCGCCCTCCCTGCCGACGGCCCCGTCGCCTGGACCGCCCACGACGACCTCGCCGAGGCCACTGCGGTGATCCTCGCCGAGGAGGCCCGCTTCGAGGGGCCCACCCCGCCGCTCACAGGCCCGGCGGCGCTCGACTTCGACACCATCGCCGAGATCGCGTCCGAGGCCACCGGACGGCCCTTCACCCGCACCGTCGTCCCCGACGACGTCTTCCGAGAGCAGGTCCTGGCGCACGGCGCCCCGGTCCCGATCGCCGACCTGATGCTGAGCATCTTCGCCGCGTCGCGGAATGGCGAGTTCACCGCCGTCGACTCGACGCTGGCCGAGCTGATCGGGCGAAAGCCCGCCACGTTCCGTACTCAGCTGGAGCGTGCCTGGGCCGAATAG
- a CDS encoding DUF1918 domain-containing protein produces the protein MRAHLGDQLVIERTTTGAAKRDGEIVGLHHEDGTPPYDVRWSDTDEVTLVFPGPDAHIRHLEHGRPESTGTPSGPDTAEAEAMPARAPGPGDIGRRVAVERHRQRLSREETARRARMSPGYLEYLEERPADPSVATLIRLADALGTTVTTLRGGGMDLPPGQGQALLHPELRDLGPEECRTLLSTHGVGRIAVSASDGRPAVVPVNYEVVDDAIVFRTAPDSTPAAAVGTEVAFEVDHMDEALSQGWSVLAVGPASVVTEPDSVRRLTEHAHTTPWPGGEREMWVSIRPAHLTGRRITPADG, from the coding sequence ATGCGAGCTCACCTCGGCGACCAACTCGTCATCGAACGCACGACGACCGGCGCCGCCAAGCGCGACGGCGAGATCGTCGGACTCCATCACGAGGACGGAACGCCTCCTTACGACGTGCGCTGGTCGGACACGGACGAAGTGACGCTCGTGTTCCCCGGGCCCGACGCACACATCCGCCATCTCGAGCACGGCCGGCCCGAGAGCACCGGCACCCCCTCCGGCCCCGACACGGCCGAGGCGGAGGCCATGCCGGCCAGGGCCCCCGGCCCCGGTGACATCGGCCGACGCGTGGCCGTCGAACGCCACCGACAGCGGCTCAGCCGCGAGGAGACGGCCCGCCGCGCCCGAATGTCCCCCGGATACCTGGAGTACCTGGAGGAGCGGCCTGCCGACCCGAGTGTGGCGACCCTCATCAGGCTGGCCGACGCACTGGGCACCACGGTCACCACGCTGCGCGGCGGAGGAATGGATCTGCCACCCGGCCAAGGACAGGCACTGCTGCATCCTGAACTGCGGGACCTCGGCCCGGAGGAATGCCGCACGTTGCTCTCCACCCACGGCGTGGGGCGCATCGCGGTGTCGGCGTCCGACGGCCGCCCGGCGGTCGTACCGGTCAACTACGAGGTCGTCGATGACGCGATCGTCTTCCGGACCGCGCCGGACTCCACGCCCGCGGCAGCCGTCGGAACCGAGGTCGCCTTCGAGGTCGATCACATGGACGAGGCCCTGAGTCAGGGCTGGAGTGTCCTCGCCGTCGGCCCCGCGAGCGTCGTGACGGAGCCTGACTCCGTGCGCAGGCTCACCGAACACGCCCACACCACGCCATGGCCGGGTGGTGAACGCGAGATGTGGGTGTCGATCCGGCCCGCGCACCTCACGGGCCGCCGCATCACTCCAGCCGATGGATGA
- a CDS encoding AAA family ATPase, producing MTEPGHHGPPPPRAEVCETHTAIVFFAGDRAYKVKKPVDLGFLDYTTRAARRHACEREIALNRRFAPDVYLGLGEFSSPDTEAPEPLVVMRRMPADRRLSRLVREGVALDDVLRAVARHLAAWHAEAPRGPEVDEQGTRDALSSRWEASFAQIHVMADDGSVPEGMTETEQLVRRYLAGRERLFASRIQQGRVVDGHGDLLAEDVFCLDDGPRILDCLEFDDRLRYVDGLDDAAFLAMDLEHLGAPEAAAYFLARYGEYSGDRAPASLWHHYVAYRAFVRAKVSLIQARQGAPGAEVASRRLVSTTLRHLRTSAVGLTVVGGLPGSGKSTLSGALADRLGVTLLSSDRVRKELAGIPAEQSAAAGYGEGLYTPEWTARTYATLLDRAAALLSAGESVVLDATWSDTAQREAAQRVAERTSADLVALHCHVPDDVSAARLSTRAPGPSDADLDIATAMAAGEPAWPEAVAVDTSGPLESAVARALATVRPWGTGQAPVFRRPYMEPD from the coding sequence ATGACTGAGCCCGGCCACCACGGGCCACCGCCCCCGCGCGCGGAGGTGTGCGAGACCCATACCGCGATCGTGTTCTTCGCCGGGGACCGCGCCTACAAGGTCAAGAAGCCGGTGGACCTGGGTTTCCTGGACTACACCACGCGGGCGGCGCGCCGGCACGCGTGCGAACGCGAGATCGCTCTCAACCGCCGCTTCGCCCCCGACGTCTATCTGGGCCTGGGCGAGTTCAGCAGTCCCGACACGGAGGCGCCCGAACCACTTGTGGTGATGCGCCGCATGCCCGCGGACCGGCGTCTCTCCCGCTTGGTCCGAGAGGGCGTCGCCCTGGACGACGTCCTGCGGGCCGTAGCCCGGCACCTCGCCGCGTGGCACGCGGAGGCGCCCCGTGGTCCGGAGGTGGACGAGCAGGGCACGCGGGACGCCCTGTCGTCGCGCTGGGAGGCCAGCTTCGCGCAGATCCACGTGATGGCCGACGACGGCTCCGTGCCCGAGGGGATGACGGAGACGGAGCAACTGGTGCGCCGCTATCTCGCAGGCCGCGAGCGGTTGTTCGCCTCCCGCATCCAGCAGGGGCGGGTGGTCGACGGCCACGGTGACCTGCTCGCCGAGGACGTCTTCTGCCTCGACGACGGCCCTCGCATCCTCGACTGTCTGGAGTTCGACGACCGGCTGCGCTACGTCGACGGCTTGGACGACGCGGCCTTCCTCGCCATGGATCTGGAACACCTGGGGGCCCCGGAGGCCGCCGCGTACTTCCTCGCGCGGTACGGCGAATACTCCGGCGACCGCGCTCCCGCGTCGCTGTGGCACCACTACGTCGCCTACCGCGCGTTCGTCCGCGCCAAGGTCTCCCTGATCCAGGCCCGCCAGGGTGCGCCGGGCGCGGAGGTGGCGTCACGACGGCTGGTCTCGACGACGCTGCGTCACCTGCGCACCTCCGCTGTCGGCCTGACCGTCGTCGGCGGGCTGCCGGGCAGCGGGAAGTCCACCCTCTCCGGTGCGCTGGCCGACCGGCTGGGGGTCACCCTGCTCAGCAGTGACCGCGTCCGCAAGGAACTGGCGGGCATTCCCGCGGAGCAGTCCGCGGCGGCCGGCTACGGCGAAGGCCTGTACACACCGGAATGGACCGCCAGGACCTACGCCACCCTCCTCGACCGGGCGGCCGCCCTGCTGTCCGCCGGCGAGTCCGTCGTTCTGGACGCCACCTGGTCCGACACCGCACAGCGTGAAGCGGCACAGCGCGTGGCCGAACGCACCAGCGCCGACCTGGTCGCCCTGCACTGCCACGTCCCGGACGACGTGTCAGCGGCCCGCCTGAGCACGCGCGCCCCCGGCCCGTCCGACGCCGACCTCGACATCGCCACCGCCATGGCGGCCGGGGAACCCGCGTGGCCCGAGGCCGTCGCCGTCGACACCAGCGGCCCGTTGGAGTCCGCGGTCGCCAGGGCGCTGGCAACCGTACGCCCCTGGGGCACAGGCCAGGCCCCGGTCTTCCGCCGCCCCTACATGGAACCGGACTGA
- a CDS encoding universal stress protein yields the protein MQPVITVGLDGSPESLAAARWAAEEAEKRRLTLRLLHAWPLLAPEPAHAHSEVDQNYWAKRLVHTARAELQARHPGLTIVGSLVADDAQEALLQAASESELVVLGSRGLEPVESYFLGDVSMPVVARAERPVVLVRAETRVEGTPPAPAGRVAVALKLNGSSDDLLDFAFHTAAARDVPLVAVHGRSVPLHARVPWGVDHAATDEMTRDAQRELSKALGPWREKYPRVDVADSIRLASPAKAVVQAAEGAALLVVGRRAHRHGVAPHLGPIAHAAIHHGRCPVAVVPHD from the coding sequence ATGCAGCCAGTCATCACCGTGGGCCTCGACGGCTCACCCGAAAGCCTCGCCGCCGCCCGCTGGGCCGCCGAAGAGGCCGAGAAGCGCCGGCTCACGCTGCGCCTGCTGCACGCGTGGCCCCTGCTCGCGCCGGAACCCGCCCATGCCCACTCCGAGGTCGATCAGAACTATTGGGCGAAGCGTCTCGTGCACACCGCGCGGGCCGAACTCCAAGCCCGCCACCCGGGCCTGACCATTGTCGGGAGCCTGGTGGCCGACGACGCTCAGGAGGCCCTGCTCCAGGCGGCGTCGGAGTCCGAGCTGGTGGTGCTCGGCTCGCGGGGGCTGGAGCCCGTCGAGAGCTACTTCCTGGGCGACGTCAGCATGCCCGTCGTGGCCCGGGCGGAGCGGCCGGTGGTACTGGTCCGCGCCGAAACCCGGGTGGAGGGAACACCTCCGGCCCCTGCGGGCCGCGTGGCCGTGGCCCTGAAACTGAACGGATCCTCCGACGACCTGCTCGACTTCGCGTTCCACACCGCCGCGGCCAGGGACGTTCCGCTGGTGGCCGTGCACGGCCGGAGCGTGCCGCTTCACGCGCGCGTGCCCTGGGGGGTTGACCACGCCGCCACGGACGAGATGACGCGGGACGCGCAGAGGGAGTTGAGCAAGGCGCTCGGCCCCTGGCGCGAGAAGTACCCGCGGGTCGACGTGGCCGACAGCATCCGTCTCGCAAGCCCCGCCAAGGCCGTCGTGCAGGCCGCCGAAGGCGCGGCGCTGCTGGTCGTCGGCCGGCGGGCACACCGGCACGGTGTGGCACCCCACCTGGGTCCGATCGCCCACGCGGCCATCCATCACGGGCGCTGCCCCGTCGCCGTCGTCCCTCATGACTGA